The DNA segment CAGTCTGTTGGTGATAGCTTCAACATCAGCTGGAGTCGTCCAGCTCTCAACCATTCCATCTGCTCTAAGCAAGGCCACACTAAAACTACGTTTATGTACATCAATACCTACGAAAAAAAGTTGACTTTGAAAGCCTTCCACAAACCTACTAATTGATGATATTGTAAGTCTAGCCATGTCAGCCCTCCTTGTGAGTTTCGCTTTTACTGGTATTCTACCAGATTAAACCCGGGAGTGCTGGCATGGTATTTTTATTCAAGGGATAATGGGAAGTAGGTGTATAAAAATACATGATTATTTTTTAGAATTTCCGGCCTGATAGACTCTGGCCTGATATACCGCGACAGACCTACCACTCTCTAACGGATCAGCCTCCCTGAATATAAGGATTACGATTCGAAACAAGTGATACGCCGTCAACCTGAATGACATCATGATCAAACAAATTGATAAGGATATGCTGATATGGAAATAACCAAGTTCGCAATTCCCGAAATAATATTCGGCAGGGGAAGCATAAACTTTGTCGGGCAATGCGCCCTCAGACACGGGGCAAAAAAGGTTTTTCTGGTCAGCGACAACGGTCTTGAAGAGGCTGGATGGGTCCAGAGATTAATGGACATTTTAGAATCCGAGGGGATCAACTGGGTCTATTATATGGGAGTCACCCATAATCCCCGTGATTTTCAGGTCGAACAGGGTGCAGAATTCTATCTGAAAAACGGAGCGGATGTAATCGTTGCTCTAGGTGGCGGCAGTGTCATGGACACAGCAAAAGGAATTGCGGTTATTGCCAGCAATGGCGGAAAAGTCAGAGACTATGAAGGTGCAAATAAAATCGACCGTCCCCTTCCTCCGATGATCTTTATTCCTTCCACAGCCGGCAGCGGGTCGGATATTTCTCAATTCTGCATCATCTCAGACACCCAAAGACGGGTCAAAATGTCCATCATCAGCAGGACACTGGTACCTAATATATCCATTGTAGACCCTGATCTATTGCGCACAAAAAGTGAAAGGCTTATCATTCAATCATCCATTGATGCCTTGGCTCATGCGATAGAATCTTATGTTTCGCGCATCGCCTCGCCGTTCACAGAAACTCAGTCACTTAAAGCAATCGACCTAATTATGCGCAACCTGAAACCGGCTATAGAAACCCGCTCTCTGGAGTCACTGGAACAACTTTCCATTGCTTCCACTTCGGCTTCAATGGCCTTCAGCAACGCATCCCTCGGAATGGAACACGCCATAGCCCATTCACTTGGAGGAATGTTCGACATTGAACACGGAGTACTCCACCCCATTCTTCTCACCTCGGTGATGCGCACCAATCTGGATTATTGTGTTTCCAAAATGGCTGAAATTGGAAAAGTTATTTTAAACCGCAGGGAAAAAGATGATATGAGCACCGCTATCGCGGGGATTGAAAAACTTGAAGCATTTTTCGCATCACTCAATGTACCGGTTAAGTTAAGCCAGATTCTTGCTCCTGAAAGCAAGATGACACTCGGACAGGTCTGTAAAATGGCGGTTAATGACGCCTGCAACCTGACAAATCCTCTGGAAGCCACATGGCAGGATATGCTCAAAGCCTGTGAGGAGGCCTGGTAATGGCTCCTCTTACATCATTAAATGATCTTATCGGAATTAAACATTGCAAACTGGGTTTTTATCAGGATCTTCAGAGAAAGGTTGAAGAACTCAAATCCTCAAACGCCGAACTTGAAAACCAGCGTAAAGAGAATCAGGCAATACTCGATGCAATAACGGACCTTATGATTGTCCTATCAGAGGACCTCAAAATAAGATCAGTAAACCACGTTTTTAATGAATGGTACCCCGGGGTCAACCCCATAGGAAAACACTGTTATAAAATACTGCGCAACAGAGACTCCCAGTGCGAGGACTGCCCTGTTCTTGTAGCTATAGACAGAGATGAAATTGCCAAAGACACCTGCATATACAAGGTAGATGACAAATATCGCCATTTTGAACTTATTGCCTCGCCCTTAAAAACAGATGCCAGATTTAAACGGCATGTGCTGCTGTTCAAACGCGATGTCACCCTTGAAAAAGAATTTCAGGCCCAGTTCTATCAGGCCGAAAAAATGGCTACTGTCGGAACACTAGCAGCAGGAGTCGCCCACGAGATTAATAACCCGCTCACAGCTATAAACGGATTTGCCGAAGGTATAAAGCGCCGTCTTAAATATATTGAGGACAGCCTCGATGAAGAATTATACGACGACTTCTGCGAATACACAGACACGATAATAAGTGAATGTCTGCGCTGCCGGGATATAGTCAGAACACTGCTGACATTCAGTCGTCCGGTGTGCGCAAGCTTCACCAGACTGAATCTTAATAAATGTGTCAATGACACAATGATTATTTTAAAGCACCACATAAAAGACAGCTGCAAAATATCAGTCAAAGTAGTTCTGGATGAAGACCTCCCGGAAATTATGGGAGACGAGTCTCACCTGAAACAGGTTATAATAAATCTTCTGGTCAACGCGTTTGATGCCACAAAAGATGGTGGTTCCATATTAATCAGAACCTATTCTGACGAACACAATTGGGTCGGGCTGATTGTGGAAGATAACGGCTGCGGTATTCCAATTGAGTTGCAGGACAAACTGTTCGAACCCTTCTTCACAACGAAACCAGTAGGAAAAGGAATCGGAATCGGCCTTTCAACGTGTTATTCCATTGTAAAAAGCCACGGTGGTGAAATTGGAATGCATAGCGAAGAAGGTGCCGGATCCTCTTTCTGCGTGAGAATTCCCGGAGCTGATCAAGATGAAGAATGACAAATATCCCGTTCTGGTTGTAGACGATGAAGAGCCTATCAGGCGTCTTCTTAAAAAAGAGCTTGATTCACCTGAAAGAGAAATTTTTACCGCGGCCTCTGCTCAGCATGCCCGGGAAATGCTCAGGCAGAGATTATATGATGTAGTGGTTCTGGACTTAAGACTTCCGGATACTGAAAATCTGGATTTTCTTATTGAAGTGAGAGAAAGTCTTCCAAATACGGAAGTCGTAATGATCACCGGACAGGGAGATATCGACAGTGCTGTAGAAGCGATGAAGCTTGGAGCCTGCGATTTTATCCCCAAACCATTTAATCTTGACCGCATTGATCTGGTTGTGGAGAAAGCTCATCAGCGAGTCCGCCTTGCCAGAGAAAATCAGATTTTAAAGCACAGCTCAGGAAAAGAAAGCAGCCCGACTAAACTTGTCGGAAAATCCAAGGCCATAAAAAACATTCAGTTTCTTATTGATAAGGTAGCTCCCACCAATGTTCCGGTTCTCATTACTGGAGAATCAGGTGCCGGTAAGGATGTTGTGGCCCATGCAATACATGACCGCTCCACAAGATCCGGTAATCCCATAATCATCAAAAACTGCGCATCACTCCAGAAAGAACTCGCCCGCAGTGAGCTTTTCGGTCACGTCAAAGGTTCCTTCACAGGAGCAACCGAATCTCAGGAAGGACTTATGGCCTATGCCCATGAATCAACACTCTTCCTTGATGAAATTGGTGAACTCCCTCTGGAAGTTCAGGCTTCCCTGCTGAGAGTTCTTGAAACTCAGACTTACCGTAGAGTCGGTGAAAAGGATGAGCGCCGCGTTGATATCAGATTCTTATTTGCTACCAACCGTAATCTGGCGGAAGAAGTTGAAGCCGGACGATTCCATGAAGCACTCTATCATCGTATAAATGTTTTCAATATTTCTATCCCGGACTTGAGTGAACGCAAAGAAGACCTGCCTCTTCTGGTAGATTATTTTCTTGCAACACTCAGCCCTGAAGGACAGCCGCACAGAATTGTGGACAGTGCCATGAAATGCATCATGCGTTACGACTGGCCCGGTAACATTCGTGAACTGAGAAATGTTATCGAACGCAGCATGATATTAGCTGAAAACGGTATAATTACCGCTAACGCACTCCCCAGAGAGCTGGTGATGGCTTCAGAAAACTCAGAAGATGATATTTCTCTTGATTCCATAGAAAAGAAACATATTTTGAGAATGCTGGACTTCTTTGAAGGCAACAGGAGAAAAACTGCCGAGGCCTTAGGAATCAGCCGGAAAACATTATATCGTAAAATTAACAGATACGGCCTTGAGAGCTGACTAGAGCCGGTATAAAAAAAGATTAAATGCCATTATCCTCTGCATGGAGTGAATTTTGGCCTAGCCCCCATCAGAAAAGTCCATTCATCCACTGGATGGCAATTTCTTCTGATGGGGGCTTTTAATTTCTCTTCAAATGTTCACACTTAATCACATCATATTATCTTTAACGTAATATTTATTTTTTTTCAGTAGTACTAATTTTTTTACTCTTATTGAACTCAATTCAGCTACTTTCTAATATCCCTTTAACAGATTCAATAATTATTATCCTGAGCAGTATAACCCGTTAAATCTATGAAATAGTGTCATTAAAATAATATTCAATTTTTCCGTTAAACTTAATTTTTTTGTGCTGTTTTTCCGTTCTGCTTAATTTAAATCCTATTCATTTTTATCAATTATTCTGCTGAAAAATCTTTTTACTTATGATATCATTTTCATCATTTGCTTAAAATGATCTCCATTTTTCACTAAACTAATATAGGCTACTTTTTTTCTTCTGATCATAAGTTAATCATTTTAGCTCATTAGGCGGAAACCCTCTGTCACAGTACAAGTGAGCCTTCCCCAACGTAATAATTTTGTTATTAAAAATATTATTTTTAGGAATCTATTTTTAAATATTATTCAAAGTGTGTGAACTATTTATGATTAAATAACACAATTCCATTTAGTTCTATTTCGATATTGAGCCACAATGACAATAACGCCAAAGCACGACAGAAAAAAGAAGATTGTGACTTTATTCACAACACTCAACCCTGTAAACATGCGACTTTGTGAACATTTTAACAAACATATTTTAGCTCTCATTCTACATTTTTCTTCCCGAAATCACAGATTAAGGGGGCAAATTTTAGGGTCAAAATGTCCTTTTTAACAATTTTAGTGGGACATTTTATCCCATAACGCTTTTAACCCGCTATAGACATAAGTTTATATCTAAGATAGAAAAACTTCTGTGAACGTCTATACCAGCTCTTAAACCATGCAGAGACATAATGACTCCTATAGAACAATGTCTATACAAGGCTAAACCACTGGTATTATAAACTTTACACTTTTGGCCCGTAAATTGCCTATAGAAAAGTGTAAAACGCGGATTCTGGATTTACATTGTTAGGCAAAGGCAAGTCTTTTCAACTCTCAAAATTAAAGGATGGTTTTAAACATGGCAGTACAGGAACAAGTTTACGGCTATTTCATTCCTAGTGTTACTCTGATCGGAATTGGTGCACATAAAGAAATTCCTGCTAAAATCAGAGCTCTTGGTGGAACTAAGCCTCTGCTCGTTACTGATAAGGGTATCACCGGTGCCGGTCTTACCAAAATGATAACCGACCTGCTTGCTTCAGAAGGCATGGATGTTGTCGTATATGACGAGACCATCCCTAACCCTACTGATAAAAATGTTCACGCCGGTGTTGAAATTTATAAGAAAAACAACTGCGACAGCCTTATCACTCTCGGTGGCGGTAGCTCACATGACTGCGGTAAAGGTGTCGGCCTTGTTGTTGCAAACGGCGGAAAAATTCATGACTACGAAGGTGTAGACAAGTCTACTCAGCCTATGCCTCCTTACGTAGCTGTTAACACAACTGCAGGAACAGCATCTGAAATGACCCGTTTCTGCATCATCACCGATACCAGCCGTCACGTTAAAATGGCTATTGTTGACTGGCGCGTAACTCCCGGTATCGCACTTGATGACCCGTTGCTCATGGTTGGAATGCCTCCGGCACTTACCGCTGCAACCGGTATGGATGCTCTGACTCACTCTGTTGAAGCTTATGTATCTACAGCAGCTACTCCCATGACTGACTCTGCAGCTGAAAAATCAATCGAACTCATTGCCAAGTACCTGCGTCCCGCAGTTGCTAACGGAACAGATATCGAAGCTCGTGAAGCCATGTGTTTCGCACAGTACCTCGGTGGTATGGCATTCAACAACGCAAGCCTCGGTCATGTACACGCTATGGCTCACCAGCTTGGCGGTTTCTATGACCTGCCTCACGGCGAATGCAACGCTATTCTCCTGCCTCATGTAGAAAAAGTTAACCTTATCGCTAAGGTAGACCGTTTCGTAAAAATCGCTCAGCTCATGGGTGAAAATACTGAAGGTCTTTCTCCTATGGAAGCAGCCGAACTGGCTCTCACCGCTATCAAACGCCTCTCCGCAGACATCGGTATTCCTTCCGGTCTCGTAGAGCTTGGAAAACGTTATGGTAAGGAAGTTAAGGAAGAAGACATTCCTACCATGACCGCAAACGCTCAGAAAGATGCTTGTGCTCTTACCAACCCCAGACTCCTTAAAGATGCTGAAGTTGCTGCTATCTACAAGGGCGCTCTCTAAAAGAACTGCTCAGTTAATGAATGGAGCGTGGATTTATCCGCGCTCCATTTCACACCCCGCCGATTATATTTATAATAAATATCCCGTACTTGTGCATTTTGACATTAAGGTTGACACTGCCGTAAAGGCAGTTACAACAACATAGCAAAGGATGGGGCATTCCATTACTATTACCAACCATTGATGCAATTTGCCATTTTCTACACACCCGCAGTATCACCGGCATGGTGCATCCAATAAGCTGAAAGGCGGCTAACCAAAATATGGAAACAGTCAACATCACCACATCATGCGACCAGCAGTTTGTTGATCTGGTCGAGGAGGAAAGCGGTCAGACGCTTAACCTCTGTTATCAATGCGGTAACTGTACCGCCGGGTGTCCATACTCATTTGCGTATGACATTCCCGTAAGCCAAATCATGCGATTACTACAGCTAGGCCAGAAAGAAACAGTCCTTAAATCAAAATCTATCTGGCTTTGCGCTACATGCGAATCCTGTACGACACGCTGCCCTAACAACATTGACGTTGCACACATCATGGATGTCCTCAGGCACATTGCCCGCCGTGAAGGTTATGCTTCTGTCAAGACGGTTAAATCTTTCTGGGATTCTTTCCTTGATTCAGTTGAAAAACATGGAAGAGCCTTTGAGATGGGACTTCTGGTCAACTACATTCTTCGCACAGGCCGGGTCTGGACCGATCTCGATCTAGGACCGAAAATTCTGCCCAAGGGCAAACTTCATTTCAACCCGAATGATGTCCAGGGCAAAGAAGAGATTGCTAAAATCTTTGAACGTTTCAAGGAGGGTTCCGGCAAATGAGCGGCACCTTAAACTATGCATACTACCCCGGATGCTCCGGAACCGGAACTTCAATGGAATATGATATGTCCACAAGGGCTGTCTGTTCTGTTCTGGGAATCAAATTAAGCGATGTTCCCGACTGGAGTTGCTGCGGCTCCACTCCGGCTCACACCGTTGATCACACTCTGTCCTCAGCCCTTTCCGCCCGCAACCTATCACTGGTTGAGGATATGGGGATGGAAACTACCATCACACCTTGCCCCAGCTGTCTTACAAATCTTAAGACATCCGGCAAAAGGATGGAAAAAGAAGATTTCCGCGAGAAAGTAAACAAGCTTCTGGACAAACCGTATAATGGAACGGTTGCAACCAAGTCCGTGCTTCAGATTCTTGTGGAAGATCTAGGTGTTGAAGCCATCAGGGAAAAAGTTGTCAAACCTCTGGAAGGTCTGAAAGTAGCCGCATACTACGGCTGCATCATGAACCGTCCACCGGAAGTCATGGAATTTGACGATCCTGAACACCCAATGTCCATGGATAATATTATGGAAGCCCTCGGAGCGGATGTTGTCCCATTCCCGCTGAAGGTTGAATGTTGTGGTGCTTCTTTCGGTATTCCGCGCAAAGATCTCGTTATGAAACTTTCCGGTAAACTTCTGGATGCAGCTGAAGACATCGGTGCACAGGCAATAGTAACCGCATGTCCTCTGTGCCAGATGAACCTTGACCTGCGTCAGGGGCAGATAAACATGGCTACCGGATCACATCATAAGATACCGGTATTTTATTATACCCAGCTTATGGGCCTGGCCCTTGGCCTTACCGAAAAAGAAGTCGGTATGGGCAAACTCTGTGTCAGCCCCAAGGCTGTGCTCAAAGCCATCGGCAGGAAAGAAAAAACTTCCGCCAAATAAGCCAAGGAGAAGACTAAAGTGAGAATAGGAGTCTTTGTCTGTCACTGCGGAAGTAATATTGAAGGAACTGTCGACACA comes from the Maridesulfovibrio bastinii DSM 16055 genome and includes:
- a CDS encoding sigma-54-dependent transcriptional regulator — encoded protein: MKNDKYPVLVVDDEEPIRRLLKKELDSPEREIFTAASAQHAREMLRQRLYDVVVLDLRLPDTENLDFLIEVRESLPNTEVVMITGQGDIDSAVEAMKLGACDFIPKPFNLDRIDLVVEKAHQRVRLARENQILKHSSGKESSPTKLVGKSKAIKNIQFLIDKVAPTNVPVLITGESGAGKDVVAHAIHDRSTRSGNPIIIKNCASLQKELARSELFGHVKGSFTGATESQEGLMAYAHESTLFLDEIGELPLEVQASLLRVLETQTYRRVGEKDERRVDIRFLFATNRNLAEEVEAGRFHEALYHRINVFNISIPDLSERKEDLPLLVDYFLATLSPEGQPHRIVDSAMKCIMRYDWPGNIRELRNVIERSMILAENGIITANALPRELVMASENSEDDISLDSIEKKHILRMLDFFEGNRRKTAEALGISRKTLYRKINRYGLES
- a CDS encoding 4Fe-4S dicluster domain-containing protein, translating into METVNITTSCDQQFVDLVEEESGQTLNLCYQCGNCTAGCPYSFAYDIPVSQIMRLLQLGQKETVLKSKSIWLCATCESCTTRCPNNIDVAHIMDVLRHIARREGYASVKTVKSFWDSFLDSVEKHGRAFEMGLLVNYILRTGRVWTDLDLGPKILPKGKLHFNPNDVQGKEEIAKIFERFKEGSGK
- a CDS encoding two-component system sensor histidine kinase NtrB → MAPLTSLNDLIGIKHCKLGFYQDLQRKVEELKSSNAELENQRKENQAILDAITDLMIVLSEDLKIRSVNHVFNEWYPGVNPIGKHCYKILRNRDSQCEDCPVLVAIDRDEIAKDTCIYKVDDKYRHFELIASPLKTDARFKRHVLLFKRDVTLEKEFQAQFYQAEKMATVGTLAAGVAHEINNPLTAINGFAEGIKRRLKYIEDSLDEELYDDFCEYTDTIISECLRCRDIVRTLLTFSRPVCASFTRLNLNKCVNDTMIILKHHIKDSCKISVKVVLDEDLPEIMGDESHLKQVIINLLVNAFDATKDGGSILIRTYSDEHNWVGLIVEDNGCGIPIELQDKLFEPFFTTKPVGKGIGIGLSTCYSIVKSHGGEIGMHSEEGAGSSFCVRIPGADQDEE
- a CDS encoding iron-containing alcohol dehydrogenase, with the translated sequence MEITKFAIPEIIFGRGSINFVGQCALRHGAKKVFLVSDNGLEEAGWVQRLMDILESEGINWVYYMGVTHNPRDFQVEQGAEFYLKNGADVIVALGGGSVMDTAKGIAVIASNGGKVRDYEGANKIDRPLPPMIFIPSTAGSGSDISQFCIISDTQRRVKMSIISRTLVPNISIVDPDLLRTKSERLIIQSSIDALAHAIESYVSRIASPFTETQSLKAIDLIMRNLKPAIETRSLESLEQLSIASTSASMAFSNASLGMEHAIAHSLGGMFDIEHGVLHPILLTSVMRTNLDYCVSKMAEIGKVILNRREKDDMSTAIAGIEKLEAFFASLNVPVKLSQILAPESKMTLGQVCKMAVNDACNLTNPLEATWQDMLKACEEAW
- a CDS encoding CoB--CoM heterodisulfide reductase iron-sulfur subunit B family protein, giving the protein MSGTLNYAYYPGCSGTGTSMEYDMSTRAVCSVLGIKLSDVPDWSCCGSTPAHTVDHTLSSALSARNLSLVEDMGMETTITPCPSCLTNLKTSGKRMEKEDFREKVNKLLDKPYNGTVATKSVLQILVEDLGVEAIREKVVKPLEGLKVAAYYGCIMNRPPEVMEFDDPEHPMSMDNIMEALGADVVPFPLKVECCGASFGIPRKDLVMKLSGKLLDAAEDIGAQAIVTACPLCQMNLDLRQGQINMATGSHHKIPVFYYTQLMGLALGLTEKEVGMGKLCVSPKAVLKAIGRKEKTSAK
- a CDS encoding iron-containing alcohol dehydrogenase; protein product: MAVQEQVYGYFIPSVTLIGIGAHKEIPAKIRALGGTKPLLVTDKGITGAGLTKMITDLLASEGMDVVVYDETIPNPTDKNVHAGVEIYKKNNCDSLITLGGGSSHDCGKGVGLVVANGGKIHDYEGVDKSTQPMPPYVAVNTTAGTASEMTRFCIITDTSRHVKMAIVDWRVTPGIALDDPLLMVGMPPALTAATGMDALTHSVEAYVSTAATPMTDSAAEKSIELIAKYLRPAVANGTDIEAREAMCFAQYLGGMAFNNASLGHVHAMAHQLGGFYDLPHGECNAILLPHVEKVNLIAKVDRFVKIAQLMGENTEGLSPMEAAELALTAIKRLSADIGIPSGLVELGKRYGKEVKEEDIPTMTANAQKDACALTNPRLLKDAEVAAIYKGAL